AAGGCAAACCGAGCATGCCGGCGAGCTGCGCGCCGAACAGGCTGGAGCCCAAGATCCAGAGCGGCACATGGGTGCCCATCCCCGGCACGGCGCGAATCTTCTGGCCCTCCTGCACGTCGCCCAGCAAGGCCTGCAATTCCAGCACGTCCTGGGGGAAGGTGTCGGAGGCGGCAGGGTCGCGGCGCAGCGCCCGCAAGGTGCGTTGGTCGGTGCCCGGCGCGCGGCCAAGGCCGAGATCGATGCGGCCGGGGAAGAGGGTGGCGAGCGTGCCGAACTGCTCGGCGATCACGAGGGGCGAATGGTTCGGCAGCATGATGCCACCCGCGCCCACGCGGATGGTGCTCGTGCCGGCCGCCACGTGGCCGATCACGACCGAGGTGGCCGCCGAGGCGATGCCCACCATGTTGTGATGCTCGGCCAGCCAGAAGCGCTTATAGCCGAGCGCCTCCACATGACGGGCGAGGTCGCGCGAATTGCGCAGGGCGTCGGCCGGCGTGCCCCCCTGGGGCACATGGGCGAGGTCGAGGAC
This genomic interval from Aquabacter sp. L1I39 contains the following:
- a CDS encoding LLM class flavin-dependent oxidoreductase; this translates as MPPFSVLDLAHVPQGGTPADALRNSRDLARHVEALGYKRFWLAEHHNMVGIASAATSVVIGHVAAGTSTIRVGAGGIMLPNHSPLVIAEQFGTLATLFPGRIDLGLGRAPGTDQRTLRALRRDPAASDTFPQDVLELQALLGDVQEGQKIRAVPGMGTHVPLWILGSSLFGAQLAGMLGLPYAFASHFAPDALMQALSVYRERFEPSAQLDRPYAMVGCNVIAADTDAEARRLFTSAQQAFTNMFRGTRGLLPPPIDDIDTYWNPMEKVQASSMLACSFVGSRETVRAQLAAFLERTAADELMVASAMFDPSARKRSYEILAQVHADLAGAPVPA